A region of Streptomyces sp. TG1A-60 DNA encodes the following proteins:
- a CDS encoding STAS domain-containing protein — MNYAAPRGLQTVDATTPAVLVLPGPVTRDEVPRLCDEVRARLEGAGGGVLVCDVAGIGPPGLGVIDVLARLQLAARRAGGRIRLRDPDPALRALLGLVGLALDVEGQVEEGEPAGGVEEAVEPGDPAR, encoded by the coding sequence ATGAATTACGCGGCTCCTCGCGGTCTACAGACCGTGGACGCGACGACACCCGCCGTACTCGTACTGCCAGGCCCTGTCACCCGGGACGAGGTGCCTCGGCTCTGTGACGAGGTACGAGCGCGACTGGAGGGGGCCGGGGGCGGGGTGCTGGTGTGTGACGTCGCCGGGATCGGACCGCCGGGGCTGGGCGTCATCGACGTACTGGCCCGGCTGCAGCTGGCGGCCCGGCGGGCCGGGGGGCGGATACGGCTCCGGGACCCCGACCCGGCGCTGCGCGCCCTACTGGGCCTGGTCGGGCTTGCCCTCGATGTGGAGGGGCAGGTCGAAGAGGGGGAACCAGCGGGCGGTGTCGAGGAAGCAGTGGAACCCGGCGATCCGGCCCGCTGA
- a CDS encoding thymidine phosphorylase, with amino-acid sequence MSMDAISVIRTKRDRGALSDEQIDWVIDAYTRGEVADYQMAALNMAILLNGMDRREIARWTAAMIASGERMDFSSLSRPTADKHSTGGVGDKITLPLAPLVAACGAAVPQLSGRGLGHTGGTLDKLESIPGWRALLSNEEMLNVLDEVGAVICAAGDGLAPADKKLYALRDVTGTVEAIPLIASSIMSKKIAEGTGSLVLDVKVGSGAFMKTIEDARELASTMVGLGTDHDVRTVALLTDMSTPLGLTAGNALEVRESVEVLAGGGPADIVELTVALAREMLDAAGVKDADPAKALADGSAMDTWRRMIAAQGGDPDAELPTSREQHVVKATASGVLTRLDAYDIGIAAWRLGAGRARKEDPVQAAAGVEMHAKPGDTVTEGQPLLTLHTDTPERFGYALEAVTGSYDIAAPGTAFTASPVVLERIA; translated from the coding sequence TTGTCGATGGATGCCATCTCCGTCATCCGCACCAAGCGGGACCGCGGCGCGCTCAGCGACGAGCAGATCGACTGGGTCATCGACGCGTACACCCGCGGCGAGGTCGCCGACTACCAGATGGCCGCCCTCAACATGGCGATCCTCCTCAACGGCATGGACCGCCGTGAGATCGCCCGCTGGACGGCCGCGATGATCGCCTCCGGCGAGCGCATGGACTTCTCGTCCCTGTCCCGCCCCACCGCCGACAAGCACTCCACGGGCGGCGTCGGCGACAAGATCACTCTCCCGCTGGCCCCCCTGGTCGCCGCCTGCGGCGCGGCCGTCCCCCAGCTCTCGGGCCGGGGCCTCGGCCACACGGGTGGCACCCTCGACAAGCTGGAGTCCATCCCGGGCTGGCGCGCCCTCCTCTCCAACGAGGAGATGCTGAACGTCCTGGACGAGGTCGGCGCGGTCATCTGCGCGGCGGGCGACGGCCTTGCCCCGGCGGACAAGAAGCTCTACGCGCTCCGCGACGTCACGGGCACGGTGGAGGCGATCCCGCTCATCGCTTCCTCGATCATGTCGAAGAAGATCGCGGAGGGCACCGGCTCGCTGGTCCTGGACGTGAAGGTGGGCAGCGGAGCCTTCATGAAGACGATCGAGGACGCGCGCGAGCTGGCCTCCACGATGGTGGGCCTGGGCACCGACCACGACGTGCGGACGGTCGCCCTCCTGACGGACATGTCGACCCCGCTGGGACTGACGGCGGGCAACGCCCTGGAGGTCCGGGAGTCGGTCGAGGTCCTGGCGGGCGGCGGCCCGGCGGACATCGTGGAACTCACCGTCGCCCTGGCCCGCGAGATGCTCGACGCGGCGGGCGTGAAGGACGCCGACCCGGCGAAGGCCCTGGCCGACGGCTCGGCGATGGACACCTGGCGCCGCATGATCGCCGCCCAGGGCGGCGACCCGGACGCCGAACTGCCGACCTCCCGCGAGCAGCATGTGGTGAAGGCGACCGCCTCCGGCGTCCTGACCCGCCTCGACGCGTACGACATCGGCATCGCCGCCTGGCGCCTCGGCGCCGGCCGCGCCCGCAAGGAGGACCCGGTGCAGGCCGCCGCGGGCGTCGAGATGCACGCCAAACCCGGCGACACGGTGACGGAGGGCCAGCCCCTCCTCACGCTGCACACCGACACCCCGGAGCGCTTCGGGTACGCCCTGGAGGCGGTGACGGGCTCGTACGACATCGCGGCCCCGGGCACGGCGTTCACGGCGTCGCCGGTGGTGTTGGAACGTATCGCCTGA
- a CDS encoding cytidine deaminase: MNSAPAASVDIDWEKLRTVARDAMSRAYAPYSGYPVGVAALVDDGRTVSGCNVENASYGIGLCAECGLVSELQNSGGGRLTHFTCVDGRGEILVPCGRCRQLLYEFGGPELLLETPAGIRTLAEMLPQAFGPDHLTK; the protein is encoded by the coding sequence GTGAACTCCGCCCCCGCCGCCTCCGTGGACATCGACTGGGAGAAGCTGCGTACGGTGGCCCGGGACGCCATGTCCCGGGCGTACGCCCCGTACTCCGGCTACCCGGTCGGCGTGGCGGCCCTCGTCGACGACGGGCGGACCGTCTCCGGCTGCAACGTGGAGAACGCCTCCTACGGCATCGGCCTGTGCGCGGAGTGCGGGCTGGTCTCGGAACTGCAGAACAGCGGCGGCGGCCGGCTCACGCACTTCACCTGTGTGGACGGCAGGGGCGAGATCCTCGTCCCGTGCGGTCGCTGCCGGCAACTGCTCTACGAGTTCGGCGGCCCGGAACTGCTGCTGGAGACCCCGGCGGGCATCCGCACCCTCGCGGAGATGCTGCCCCAGGCCTTCGGCCCGGACCATCTCACCAAGTGA
- a CDS encoding ABC transporter permease, with product MTTATDVNQPTLQPAAPTGRKLSLPVLLLVIAGVLALTSIVRIITGADGITNVSQMSTALQLAVPIGLAGLGGLWAERAGVVNIGLEGMMILGTWFGAWAGFQWGPWTGVLVGIAGGAIGGLLHAFVTVTFNVNHIVSGVAINILALGATRYLAPLAFEGHQGGSAKQSPPVESLGNFTVPGLSDALRDLNAKGWFFVSDIAGLLGGLVTSVSWLTLLAVALIPASWWILWRTAFGLRLRSCGENPVAAESLGVNVYRYKYLAVIISGGLAGLGGVFLSIVANPFYLEGQTSGRGFIGLAAMIFGNWMPGGLALGAGLFGYTDSLNLRGGSGNVHALLLLGALLLIIGAIWQAVRKKYVTAAITFVVGALVFAWYATTDEVPNQVVAATPYVITLIVLALSAQRLRMPKANGVPYRKGQGK from the coding sequence ATGACCACCGCAACCGACGTCAACCAGCCCACGCTGCAGCCGGCCGCCCCGACCGGCCGCAAGCTGTCGCTGCCCGTGCTGCTGCTGGTCATCGCCGGCGTCCTGGCACTCACCTCGATCGTCCGCATCATCACCGGCGCCGACGGCATCACCAACGTCAGCCAGATGTCCACCGCGCTCCAGCTCGCCGTGCCGATCGGCCTCGCCGGCCTGGGCGGTCTGTGGGCCGAGCGCGCGGGCGTGGTCAACATCGGCCTCGAAGGCATGATGATCCTCGGCACCTGGTTCGGCGCCTGGGCCGGCTTCCAGTGGGGCCCGTGGACCGGCGTCCTGGTCGGCATCGCCGGCGGCGCGATCGGCGGCCTGCTGCACGCCTTCGTCACCGTCACCTTCAACGTCAACCACATCGTCTCCGGTGTGGCCATCAACATCCTCGCCCTCGGCGCCACCCGCTACCTCGCCCCCCTCGCCTTCGAGGGCCATCAGGGCGGCTCGGCCAAGCAGTCCCCGCCGGTGGAGTCCCTCGGGAACTTCACGGTGCCGGGTCTCTCGGACGCGCTGCGGGACCTGAACGCCAAGGGCTGGTTCTTCGTCTCCGACATAGCGGGCCTGCTCGGCGGCCTGGTCACCAGCGTCTCCTGGCTGACCCTCCTCGCCGTCGCGCTGATCCCCGCCAGCTGGTGGATCCTGTGGCGCACCGCCTTCGGTCTGCGGCTGCGCTCCTGCGGCGAGAACCCGGTGGCCGCCGAGTCCCTCGGCGTCAACGTCTACAGGTACAAGTACCTCGCCGTGATCATCTCCGGTGGTCTGGCCGGCCTCGGCGGCGTCTTCCTCTCCATCGTCGCCAACCCCTTCTACCTGGAGGGCCAGACCAGCGGACGAGGCTTCATCGGCCTCGCCGCGATGATCTTCGGCAACTGGATGCCGGGCGGCCTCGCCCTCGGCGCCGGCCTCTTCGGCTACACCGACAGCCTCAACCTGCGCGGCGGCTCCGGGAACGTCCACGCCCTGCTGCTGCTCGGTGCCCTGCTGCTGATCATCGGCGCGATCTGGCAGGCCGTCCGCAAGAAGTACGTCACCGCCGCGATCACCTTCGTCGTCGGCGCCCTCGTCTTCGCCTGGTACGCCACCACCGACGAGGTCCCCAACCAGGTCGTCGCCGCCACGCCGTACGTCATCACACTGATCGTCCTCGCGCTCTCCGCGCAGCGGCTGCGGATGCCGAAGGCCAACGGTGTGCCGTACCGGAAGGGACAGGGCAAGTGA